In Candidatus Binataceae bacterium, one genomic interval encodes:
- the nuoK gene encoding NADH-quinone oxidoreductase subunit NuoK — translation MPGAIGLGHFLLLSLVIFSLGMVCVLTRRNAIGILMGIELILNSANINYLAFAFYGGGKYDGQIFAIFVIMLAAAEAVIGLAVVLAIYQNFKTIDVDATETLSG, via the coding sequence ATGCCAGGCGCGATCGGGCTCGGTCACTTTCTGTTGCTAAGCCTTGTCATTTTCTCGCTGGGGATGGTGTGCGTGCTCACGCGCCGCAACGCGATCGGAATCCTCATGGGCATCGAGCTCATTCTGAATTCGGCCAACATCAACTATCTGGCCTTCGCCTTCTATGGTGGCGGCAAATATGACGGTCAGATATTCGCCATCTTCGTGATCATGTTGGCTGCGGCAGAGGCGGTCATCGGCCTGGCCGTGGTGCTCGCCATCTACCAGAATTTCAAAACTATCGATGTCGATGCGACCGAAACGCTCAGTGGATAA
- a CDS encoding NADH-quinone oxidoreductase subunit J, translated as MVATIVFYALAALTVGSSCMVTFSRNIVYSTFALLGAFMGVVGLYVLLAADFVAMVQLLVYVGGILVLTIFAVMLTQGIADVTVSNRAVGLVPALAIVAVAGAVMAYAIERTPWHLAARPTPAPTTYGIGNAFLGDYVLPFEVASLVLLAALIGAIVISRHEARG; from the coding sequence GTGGTCGCGACCATAGTCTTTTACGCGCTTGCAGCGCTGACCGTAGGCTCATCCTGCATGGTCACGTTCTCGCGCAATATTGTTTACTCGACCTTCGCGCTGCTCGGCGCTTTCATGGGGGTAGTTGGTCTGTACGTACTGCTGGCTGCTGACTTCGTCGCGATGGTGCAGTTGCTGGTTTACGTCGGAGGAATCCTGGTACTGACGATTTTCGCCGTGATGCTGACCCAGGGCATCGCCGACGTTACCGTCTCAAATCGCGCGGTCGGACTGGTCCCGGCTCTGGCGATCGTCGCGGTTGCGGGCGCGGTCATGGCCTACGCGATCGAACGGACACCTTGGCACCTGGCGGCCAGGCCCACCCCTGCGCCCACCACCTACGGAATCGGCAACGCATTCCTGGGCGACTACGTGTTGCCGTTCGAGGTCGCGTCGCTGGTGCTGCTGGCGGCCCTGATTGGGGCGATCGTCATCTCGCGCCACGAGGCGCGCGGATAG
- a CDS encoding 4Fe-4S binding protein translates to MGAFGSYLQNIKDAVTSIFEGMAVTASHFVRRPYTVQYPDRTPVRVQDTLPFRYRGILEVDLEICTGCLACERACPIDCIVIACEKDPKTRAMEISQFDIDIAKCMYCGLCSEPCPTGSIHHTTEFEGADYSLESLIRRFVKEPVLAYKPKKGPETDPRIAPILNRGMRYINEFAQPGGEKPVEEEGEA, encoded by the coding sequence ATGGGTGCGTTTGGCTCCTATCTGCAAAACATAAAAGACGCGGTCACCTCGATTTTCGAGGGGATGGCAGTGACCGCGTCGCATTTCGTGAGACGCCCATACACGGTGCAATATCCGGACCGCACGCCGGTGCGGGTGCAGGACACGCTGCCGTTCCGCTACCGGGGCATCCTGGAAGTCGATCTCGAAATCTGCACCGGATGCCTGGCGTGCGAACGTGCCTGCCCGATCGATTGCATCGTCATCGCGTGCGAGAAGGACCCCAAAACGCGCGCGATGGAAATTTCGCAGTTCGACATTGACATCGCCAAGTGCATGTACTGCGGATTATGTAGTGAGCCGTGTCCGACCGGATCGATCCACCATACGACCGAATTCGAAGGCGCCGACTATTCGCTGGAGAGTCTGATTCGGAGATTCGTCAAGGAACCGGTGCTGGCCTACAAGCCCAAGAAGGGCCCGGAGACCGATCCGCGAATCGCACCGATCCTGAATCGCGGCATGCGCTATATCAACGAGTTCGCTCAGCCTGGCGGGGAAAAGCCGGTGGAAGAAGAAGGCGAGGCCTAG
- the nuoH gene encoding NADH-quinone oxidoreductase subunit NuoH has protein sequence METLIASLIASGAFGAHPNYAVVAGVVEFVAGAVVFLLVAMPFAGIVTWLERRVWARIQSRVGPNRVGPQGFLQWLADGLKNICKEDLIPAEADAPLFKLAPYLVMLAFILPWSVMPFSSSLILADLNVGVLFFTSITALTVVGVLMAGWASNNKWSLIGGIRSAAQIVSYEIPAGLSIFPVVLMTGTLSMQGIIRAQGWAPQHWFLFANPFTFIAANILFISALAEGNRTPFDLPEAESELVAGFATEYSGMRYTFFFMAEWGNLFLIGALMTTLFLGGWQFPHVSDSQLAMNLLELLIFNVKVLAVVFVSMWIRGTLPRVRIDQLMTVCWKYLVPMAFTNLIGTAVWVAIWPDGNAVMGYLMFAVGLIVLAMFLRRVTHYVRRSRMELYFHPTI, from the coding sequence ATGGAGACGCTGATAGCCAGTCTGATCGCATCGGGCGCGTTTGGGGCTCATCCCAACTACGCCGTGGTCGCGGGGGTGGTGGAATTTGTGGCGGGCGCGGTCGTGTTCCTGCTGGTCGCGATGCCCTTCGCCGGTATCGTGACCTGGCTGGAGCGGAGGGTGTGGGCGCGAATTCAGTCACGGGTGGGACCCAATCGCGTAGGACCGCAAGGTTTTCTGCAGTGGCTTGCCGACGGCCTCAAGAACATCTGCAAAGAGGACCTGATCCCTGCAGAAGCTGACGCGCCCCTATTCAAACTCGCTCCCTATTTGGTGATGCTCGCCTTCATTCTGCCCTGGTCGGTGATGCCGTTTTCCAGCAGCCTGATCCTGGCCGATCTGAACGTGGGCGTGCTGTTCTTCACCTCAATCACCGCGCTGACCGTGGTTGGCGTGCTGATGGCCGGGTGGGCATCGAACAACAAGTGGTCGCTGATCGGCGGGATTCGTTCCGCGGCTCAGATCGTGAGCTATGAGATTCCCGCCGGGTTGTCGATTTTTCCGGTGGTGTTGATGACCGGGACGCTTTCGATGCAGGGAATCATTCGCGCGCAGGGCTGGGCGCCGCAGCATTGGTTCCTGTTCGCCAACCCGTTCACCTTCATCGCCGCCAATATCCTTTTCATATCCGCGCTCGCGGAAGGGAACCGTACGCCGTTCGACCTGCCGGAAGCGGAAAGCGAGCTGGTCGCGGGATTTGCCACCGAATACAGCGGGATGCGCTACACGTTCTTCTTCATGGCCGAGTGGGGCAACCTGTTTCTTATCGGCGCTCTGATGACGACACTGTTCTTGGGGGGATGGCAGTTCCCGCACGTGAGCGACAGCCAGCTGGCGATGAACCTGCTCGAGCTGCTCATTTTCAACGTTAAAGTGCTGGCGGTGGTGTTCGTTTCGATGTGGATTCGGGGGACTTTGCCGCGGGTGCGAATCGATCAGCTCATGACCGTGTGCTGGAAATATCTCGTGCCCATGGCCTTCACGAATCTGATCGGCACCGCGGTGTGGGTGGCGATTTGGCCCGACGGCAACGCCGTCATGGGCTACCTGATGTTCGCAGTTGGCCTGATCGTGCTGGCCATGTTCCTGCGCCGGGTCACCCACTATGTGCGCCGCTCACGGATGGAACTCTACTTTCATCCGACGATTTAG
- a CDS encoding NADPH-quinone oxidoreductase, with protein MSTFHTEEMTLNMGPQHPSTHGVLRFVVRADGEVMREAVPDVGYLHRSIEKIAEKVGYHGFMPYTDRVDYVCAMFTNQGWGMASERLAGIEVPKRGEYCRVIAAEFNRIASHLISVGTMGMDIGAMTPFTHAIREREMINDLIEELCGARLTFNYMRIGGVAWDLPPGWREKALAYLEHFDPILEEYNSLISFNKIYIERLANVGVVTPQEAIDYNLVGPNLRACGIKWDLRKDLSYSVYPEFDFDVPVGSGEWGTVGDSMDRYMVRIREMHESSKILRQALNQIPAGPVLAKVPRNFKPPKGECQVRIESGRGDMGWYVVSDGTGYPWRVHVRTGSFAAMGIIQKLSRGLMIADLVTLIASLDVIAPEIDR; from the coding sequence ATGAGCACCTTTCATACTGAAGAAATGACGCTCAACATGGGCCCCCAGCATCCCTCTACACACGGGGTGCTGCGCTTCGTGGTGCGAGCGGATGGGGAAGTGATGCGCGAAGCGGTCCCCGACGTTGGTTATCTGCATCGCTCGATCGAAAAGATCGCCGAGAAGGTCGGTTACCACGGCTTCATGCCCTACACCGATCGGGTCGACTACGTGTGCGCGATGTTCACCAACCAGGGCTGGGGCATGGCCAGCGAGCGACTGGCCGGGATCGAGGTTCCGAAACGGGGCGAATACTGCCGGGTGATCGCCGCCGAGTTCAATCGGATCGCCTCTCACCTCATCTCGGTCGGGACGATGGGCATGGACATCGGCGCGATGACCCCCTTCACCCATGCCATCCGCGAGCGAGAGATGATCAACGATCTGATCGAGGAGCTATGCGGTGCGCGCCTGACCTTCAACTACATGCGCATCGGCGGCGTGGCCTGGGACCTGCCACCCGGATGGCGCGAGAAGGCGCTCGCGTACCTGGAGCATTTCGATCCCATCCTCGAGGAGTACAACTCGCTGATTTCGTTCAACAAGATCTATATCGAGCGGCTTGCCAACGTGGGCGTGGTAACCCCGCAAGAGGCGATTGACTACAACCTGGTCGGACCGAACCTTCGCGCCTGCGGGATCAAGTGGGATCTCCGCAAGGACCTCTCTTACTCGGTTTACCCCGAGTTCGATTTCGACGTGCCAGTCGGATCGGGAGAGTGGGGTACGGTAGGCGATTCGATGGATCGCTACATGGTGCGCATCCGCGAGATGCACGAATCGTCCAAGATTCTGCGCCAGGCCCTTAACCAGATTCCCGCCGGTCCGGTGCTGGCCAAGGTGCCCCGCAATTTTAAGCCACCCAAGGGCGAGTGCCAGGTTCGGATCGAGTCCGGGCGCGGCGACATGGGATGGTACGTGGTGAGCGACGGCACCGGCTATCCATGGCGGGTCCATGTTCGCACCGGGTCGTTCGCCGCAATGGGAATTATCCAGAAATTGAGCCGCGGCCTGATGATTGCCGACCTGGTAACCCTCATCGCGAGCCTCGACGTCATCGCGCCGGAGATCGATCGCTAG
- a CDS encoding NADH-quinone oxidoreductase subunit C, translating into MEPLAIYQRVKERFGDRVLEISESKPDPFCVIDPAAIVEVAIALRDDPETAMDCLSNESGVDYKDRIEVVYHFFSYQLRHGAVLKVQLPREDPVVHTLEGVWKSANWMEREIFDLLGVSFEGHSDLRRILMPEDWPGHPLRKDFVEPLEYHGISTVRESPIIRLDPKRK; encoded by the coding sequence ATGGAACCGCTTGCGATATATCAGCGGGTCAAAGAACGGTTCGGCGATCGCGTTCTAGAAATTTCCGAAAGCAAGCCCGACCCATTCTGCGTGATCGATCCTGCAGCGATCGTCGAAGTCGCGATCGCCCTGCGCGACGACCCCGAGACGGCGATGGATTGTCTGTCCAACGAGAGTGGCGTCGATTACAAGGATCGCATCGAGGTCGTCTATCACTTTTTCTCCTACCAGCTCCGCCACGGAGCGGTGCTCAAGGTCCAGCTGCCGCGGGAAGATCCGGTGGTACATACGCTGGAGGGAGTGTGGAAATCGGCGAACTGGATGGAACGGGAGATTTTCGATCTGCTCGGGGTAAGCTTTGAGGGTCATAGCGACTTGCGCCGGATCCTGATGCCGGAAGACTGGCCAGGCCATCCATTACGCAAGGACTTTGTCGAGCCGCTCGAATATCATGGCATCTCAACAGTCCGCGAGAGCCCCATCATTCGGCTCGATCCGAAACGGAAATGA
- the nuoB gene encoding NADH-quinone oxidoreductase subunit NuoB, which yields MSLLNTLPDYVLTTKTDELLNWMRKSSIWYMLFGLACCAIELMHTGGPRADIDRFGASPRASARQSDLMIVAGTLTLKMALRTRLLYDQMPEPRYVISMGSCASCGGLFQLAYSVCDGVDKILPVDVYVPGCPPRPEALTEGLLKLQEKMMTERWLTRGNGARVTAA from the coding sequence ATGTCGCTTCTGAATACGCTGCCCGATTACGTGCTCACGACCAAGACCGATGAGCTCCTCAACTGGATGCGCAAATCGAGCATCTGGTACATGCTGTTCGGCCTGGCGTGTTGCGCGATTGAATTGATGCATACGGGGGGTCCACGCGCGGATATCGATCGTTTCGGCGCAAGTCCGCGCGCCTCGGCGCGCCAGTCTGACCTGATGATCGTGGCTGGAACCCTGACCCTGAAGATGGCGCTTCGAACCCGCCTGCTCTACGACCAGATGCCCGAGCCTCGATACGTGATTTCGATGGGTTCGTGCGCGAGCTGCGGCGGGCTCTTCCAGCTTGCCTACTCGGTGTGCGACGGGGTGGACAAAATCCTGCCGGTCGATGTCTACGTGCCCGGATGCCCTCCGCGTCCCGAGGCACTCACCGAAGGCCTGCTGAAGCTCCAGGAAAAGATGATGACCGAGCGCTGGCTCACCCGCGGCAACGGGGCGCGGGTGACCGCGGCCTGA
- a CDS encoding NADH-quinone oxidoreductase subunit A, giving the protein MYLHFGVPLALTIFGIGLIAAMFGLQRLLAPNNPYERKVMPYECGEPPTGRAWINFNVRFYLIALIFVVFEVEVAFVYPIATVYLDWVRGGQRFYALSEILIFLLILFVGLIYVWVKHDLEWVKKVPE; this is encoded by the coding sequence ATGTATTTGCACTTCGGAGTGCCGCTGGCTCTGACCATCTTCGGCATCGGGCTAATAGCGGCGATGTTCGGGCTGCAGAGGCTGCTGGCTCCAAACAACCCTTACGAGCGCAAGGTGATGCCCTATGAGTGCGGCGAACCGCCGACCGGCCGGGCATGGATCAACTTCAACGTGCGCTTCTACCTGATAGCGTTAATCTTTGTGGTGTTCGAAGTGGAAGTCGCCTTTGTTTACCCGATCGCGACAGTCTATCTCGATTGGGTTCGTGGCGGTCAGCGGTTCTACGCACTCTCGGAAATTCTCATCTTCTTGCTGATCCTGTTCGTGGGGCTGATTTACGTTTGGGTCAAGCATGACCTGGAGTGGGTCAAAAAAGTGCCGGAGTAA
- a CDS encoding FmdB family zinc ribbon protein: MPIFEYECARCGQVSSHVVLGRRKRERRSCRACHSTRLRRVMSCFAVVESEASRLQSFDTSKPRDESFYRDSRNVGLWAKKRAKEMGVDLGPRFESTVEKARSGKLIKEMS, translated from the coding sequence ATGCCGATTTTTGAGTATGAATGCGCGCGGTGCGGCCAGGTCAGCTCGCATGTCGTGCTGGGGCGCAGGAAGCGCGAGCGCCGTTCCTGCCGCGCCTGTCACTCGACGCGGCTGCGGCGGGTGATGTCTTGCTTCGCCGTGGTCGAGAGCGAAGCCTCGCGGCTTCAGAGTTTTGATACCTCCAAGCCACGCGACGAATCCTTCTACCGTGACTCCCGCAACGTTGGCCTGTGGGCTAAGAAGCGCGCCAAGGAAATGGGCGTAGACCTGGGACCTCGGTTTGAGTCCACGGTCGAGAAAGCGCGCAGCGGCAAGCTGATTAAGGAAATGTCCTGA